One Mycobacteriales bacterium genomic window, CGCCGAGCGACCTGCTCGACCGGCAGCCCCTCCTCCAGGAGCAGCTGCGCGTGGGCGACCCGCTGCGCGAGGACCCACTGGTGCGGCGTCGTCCCCGTGGCCTCGCGGAACCGCCGCGCGAAGGTCCGCGGGCTCATGTGGGCCTGGGCCGCGAGGACCTCCACGGGCAGCGCCTCGTCGAGGTGCTCGACAGCCCAGTCGAGGACACCGGACAGGTCCTCCGTCCCTGCGTGGCGCAGCACCGGCAGCGGCGCTTCGACGTACTGCCGCTGACCACCGTCACGGAACGGCGGGACGACCATGCGGCGCGCGACCGCGTTGGCCACGGCGTGGCCGTGCTCCTGGCGCAGGATGTGCAGGCAGGCGTCGATGCCGGCGGCCGTGCCTGCGCTCGTGACGATCTGGCCGGCGTCGACGTAGAGGACGTCGGGGTCGACGTCGATCGCGGGGAACATCTCGGCGAGCGTCGCGGCGTAGCGCCAGTGGGTCGCGGCCCGCAGCCCGTCGAGCAGGCCCGCGTGGGCGAGGACGAAGGCGCCGCTGCAGACCGTGAGCACCCGGCCGCCCCGGGAGAGCACGGCGCGCAGGGCGTCGACGAGCGCCTCCGGAGGGGGCTCGGTCAGCGAGCGCCAGGACGGCACGATGACGAGGTCTGCGGTCGCGAGCCGGTCGAGGCGATGCGGGGTGTCGAGGAGCAGCCCACCCATCGCGCGCAGGGGAGGCTCCTCGGCGGCGACCACCGCGAAGTCGAAGACGGGCAGCCCCTGGTCGGAGCGGTCGAGGCCGAAGACCTCACACGCGACCCCGAGCTCGAAGGGCGCGACGTCGCGACACACGACCGCGCACACGTCCTGCAGCACCATGACGACAGTGTGGCAGAGAACGTGCGGTCTGTCGCAGTCCTGCCACTGGTCAGGGGTACGACGACCGCGGACAGTGGGCGTCACGACCTGAGAAGGACGTCATGGAGGGACTCGCAGTCCTGGGCCTGGTGGCCCTGGCGGTGGCCGCGGCGGAGGCGCTCGTGATCCGCTTCGGCGCGGGCCGCGACGGGCGCGACGGGCGCGACGGGCGCGACGGGCAGCCGCACCAGCTGCGCGGAGCCGCCTGCCGCCAGGGCTCGCCGTTCAGGGGGGCGGACCTCAGGGGGCGAAGACCTTCGGCGCGGGGCAGCCCCGGCAGGGGTAGAGGGCACGGATGCCGCGGACGTCACCGCGCCCGAGCGTCTGGTAGCGCATGCCCTCAGCGGTGTCGTTGATCAGGTGCATGGTGAGGACGACGTCGCCGTCGTCGGCGTGGTCGAGCCCGAGGACGTGCCCGATCTCGTGGGTGGCGATGCCCTGCAGCTCGCCCATCCAGGTGTGGGTCGAGCCGACCGGGGTCTGGATCTCGTCGGCGTGGCCACCGCACGCGCCGTCGCGCTGCTCGCACTGCTGCCAGGTCCCGCCGGCCGTGATGTTGATGACGATGTCGGCCTCCTGGATCACGCCGTCGACCTGGCGGACGCTCGCGTGTGCCCCCTCGACGACCGGCAGGAGCGGCGCCGAGAAGCCGAAGACGCTGCGCCCGTCGTCGAGGTCGGGCGGCGTGTCGACGGTGCCGCGGTAGCGCAGGTCCAGGCGTGGGTGTGCCGCCTCCCAGGTCGCCGCCGCGGCCTGGAAGAGCCCGACCGCCTCCTCGGCCGAGACGTGCCACGTCGTGGGGTTGACCCAGTAGTCGACGACCACGCGCCCCTGGGTGTCGGCGGGCCAGCGTGCGCCCAGCAGCGAGAAGGAGCTGCAGATCTTGGGATCGGTGCACTCGCCGTCCGCTGTTGCCGGCAGCGCGACGACGGGGGCGGCGAGCAGGGCGAGCAGGGTTGCGCGCAGGCGCACGTCGGTCCTCCGGTCTGCGGCCTCGGAATGACCGCAACCCTTCGAGCCCGCAGGGGCGCCCGAGGTTCGCACCGGTCCGTGCGGGAGGATCCCGGCGTGCTGACCGTCCGCCTTCTGGAGCCCGCCGACCACGACCGGCTGGCCGACCTGACCGCCGTCACCTACCTCGCGGAGGGCTACGGCGACAGCGACTACGAGCCGTCGCTGCGCGACGTCGAGGGCCGGGCCAAGACCGCCACGGTGCTCGTCGCGGAGCTCGACGGCCAGGTCATCGGGGG contains:
- a CDS encoding helix-turn-helix domain-containing protein, whose product is MVLQDVCAVVCRDVAPFELGVACEVFGLDRSDQGLPVFDFAVVAAEEPPLRAMGGLLLDTPHRLDRLATADLVIVPSWRSLTEPPPEALVDALRAVLSRGGRVLTVCSGAFVLAHAGLLDGLRAATHWRYAATLAEMFPAIDVDPDVLYVDAGQIVTSAGTAAGIDACLHILRQEHGHAVANAVARRMVVPPFRDGGQRQYVEAPLPVLRHAGTEDLSGVLDWAVEHLDEALPVEVLAAQAHMSPRTFARRFREATGTTPHQWVLAQRVAHAQLLLEEGLPVEQVARRCGFGSAATLRTQFARWRGTSPSAYARTFRSAG
- a CDS encoding matrixin family metalloprotease, whose protein sequence is MRLRATLLALLAAPVVALPATADGECTDPKICSSFSLLGARWPADTQGRVVVDYWVNPTTWHVSAEEAVGLFQAAAATWEAAHPRLDLRYRGTVDTPPDLDDGRSVFGFSAPLLPVVEGAHASVRQVDGVIQEADIVINITAGGTWQQCEQRDGACGGHADEIQTPVGSTHTWMGELQGIATHEIGHVLGLDHADDGDVVLTMHLINDTAEGMRYQTLGRGDVRGIRALYPCRGCPAPKVFAP